A genome region from Cervus canadensis isolate Bull #8, Minnesota chromosome 10, ASM1932006v1, whole genome shotgun sequence includes the following:
- the LOC122447876 gene encoding putative POTE ankyrin domain family member M produces MKKLFGFRSKKGVSPFGSSISLGRDRGHHKTSFQPWYHIRDKDLRKIHKAASVGNVAKVQQVLLLGENGLNEKDKRNRTALHLACANGHPAVVALLLERRCLLNLCDSENRTALMKAVECQEEECATLLLEHGADPNLTDASGNTALHHAVFCQNISLAAKLLSYHANIEARNEDDLTPLLLAISERKQQMVEFLVKKEANVHAVDKMKRTALILAVSYESMSVVSLLLQRGADVFSQDVFGRTAEEYAALSGFSM; encoded by the exons ATGAAGAAGCTTTTTGGCTTCAGGAGTAAGAAGGGCGTGTCACCCTTCGGCTCCTCCATCAGCCTGGGGAGAGACAGAGGTCATCATAAAACCAGCTTCCAGCCCTGGTACCACATCCGAGACAAGGACCTCCGAAAGATTCACAAAGCTGCCAGCGTAGGCAACGTAGCTAAAGTGCAGCAGGTCCTGTTGCTTGGAGAGAATGGCTTGAACGAGAAGGACAAGAGGAACAG GACTGCCCTCCACTTGGCCTGTGCCAATGGCCATCCCGCGGTGGTGGCCCTCCTCCTGGAGAGAAGATGCCTGCTTAACCTCTGTGACAGTGAAAACAGGACCGCGCTGATGAAG GCCGTAGAATGCCAAGAGGAGGAGTGCGCGACTCTCCTGCTGGAGCACGGCGCCGACCCAAACCTCACGGATGCCAGTGGCAACACCGCGCTCCACCACGCTGTCTTTTGCCAGAATATATCACTCGCAGCAAAGCTGCTTTCCTATCACGCCAATATAGAAGCCAGGAACGAG GATGACCTCACACCACTATTATTGGCCATAAGTGAAAGGAAACAGCAAATGGTGGAATTTTTagtaaagaaagaagcaaatgtaCACGCGGTTGATAAGATGAAAAG AACCGCCCTCATCCTTGCTGTCAGTTACGAGTCTATGAGTGTCGTCAGCCTTCTCCTGCAGCGAGGTGCTGACGTCTTTTCTCAAGATGTCTTTGGACGGACTGCAGAAGAATATGCTGCTCTGAGTGGTTTTAGTATGTAA